GACGTTGCGGCTCCGACTTCCCAGTGGCGAGGTCCTGGGACGGGTGGTCCGTGGAACGGTGCGCGGCTCGCCGGTCTACCTCGTCCCCCGCGAGGACGGGGAGCTGGTGGTGGGGGCATCCAGCGAGGAGACCGGGTTCGGTCTGACGCCTCGGGCCGGCGCCGTGTACGAGCTGCTACGCGACGCCCAGTCGCTGCTGCCGATCGTGGCCGAAGCCCACCTGGAGGACGTCAGCACCAGCCTGCGCCCTGGCTCGCCGGACAACGCCCCGATGATCGGGCCCAGCAGGATCGAGGGTCTGGTGTTCGCGACCGGGCACTACCGCAACGGTGTGCTGCTCACACCGGTGACCGCCGACGGCGTCGCCGACCTGATCACGAACGGCACCCTGCCAATCGAACTCCTGCCGTTCCGGCCGGACCGGTTCTCTACCCATCCCGACACCCACCGACCTGCGGAGGTTCCCGCATGACCCTCACCATCAACGGCGTTGACCGCGCCGTCCCGGATGACGTCACCCTGTACGCGATCCTGCACCGGGAGGGGGAGAGCGACCGCGGAAAGGCCGCCGCCGTTGGCGGAGTCGTGGTGCCCCGCTCGCAGTGGGCGACTCGGGTCCTCCGGCACGGGGAAGCCGTCGAGCTGATCACGGCGATGCAGGGTGGCTGACCACGGAAGCTGGGACCAGCCGTTCTCGATCGCCGGGACCACGCTCGGTTCCCGGTTCATCCTCGGCACCGGCGGCGCACCCAGCATGCAGGTCATCGACGAGATCATCACCGCATCCGGGACCGCCATGTGCACGGTGTCGATGCGCCGCACCGATGCCGCGACCGGTGGTTCCCTGGTGGACGTGCTGGACCGCCTCGGAGTGCGGATCCTGCCGAACACGGCCGGCTGCCGCACCGCCCGGGAAGCGGTCACCACGGCCGAACTGGCCCGTGAGGCCCTGGAGACCAGCTGGGTGAAACTGGAAGTCGTCGCCGACGAGACCACCCTGCTGCCGGACCCTTTCGAGTTGCTCGACGCGGCCGAGCAACTCGTCGCCCGCGGGTTCACCGTCCTGCCGTACACCAATGACGACCCGATCCTGGCCCGGCGCTTGCAACAGGCCGGCTGCGCGGCGGTGATGCCGCTCGGCTCCCCGATCGGCAGCGGCCTGGGTATCAGCAACCCGCACAACATCGAGGTCATCGTCGCGGAGGCCACCGTCCCGGTGATCCTGGACGCGGGAATCGGCACCGCCTCCGATGCCGCGCTGGCCATGGAACTCGGGTGCGACGCGGTCCTTCTCGCCTCCGCGGTGACCCGCGCCCAGAACCCGGCGATGATGGCCAGTGCAATGGCCAACGCCGTCACGGCCGGCCGGCAGGCCCACCTCGCCGGGCGCATCCCGCGCCGCTCGCATGCCCACGCTTCATCCCCGCTCGAGGGCATGGCGATCCTCTGAGCTGGAAACAAGGGGCGGGAGCCGAATGCACGAGTAGGTCAGCCCGGTGATGGCTCCGCCCCGCGTGGGATGATGAAGTCGCTCCACCGCGCGCCCGTCCAGACCAGCAGATCCTGACAGATGGAGAACTCCGATGCCCGTGCCGTCGAGAACCTCGGGTATCGAGTTGCCCGCTCGCCGGCACGAGGTGCCCCGCGGTCGGCCGAACGCGAAGCTCGACAGCGTCGAGTTCGCCGTGGCCGAGATCGCCTCCGGGCGCCCGGTGGTGGTGGTCGACGACGAGGGCCGTGAGAACGAGGGAGACCTGATCTTCGCGGCTGAGCTGGCCACGCCGGAGGTGGTCGCCTTCACCGTGCGTTTCACCTCGGGTTACATCTGCGTGCCGGTGACCGAGGAAGAGGCCGACCGGCTCGATCTGCCCCCCATGTCGCGGGTCAACCAGGACCCCCGCGGCACCGCCTACACCGTGACCGTCGACGCGAAGAACGTCGAGACCACCGGCATCTCGGCCCAGGACCGGGCCCGAACGATCCGCCTGCTGGCCGATCCGGACGCCCGGGCCGAGGACTTCAGCCGGCCCGGCCACGTCGTGCCGTTGCGGTCCCGCGACGGCGGTGTCCTGGTCCGCCCGGGCCACACCGAGGCCGCCACCGATCTGGCCGTGATGGCCGGTCTGCGCCCGGCGGGCGTGCTCTGCGAGATCGTCAGCGAGAAGGATCCGCTGGAGATGGCTCGCCTGGACGAACTGCGGGTGTTCTGCGACGACCACGACCTGGCGCTGATCTCGATCGCGCAGTTGATCGCCCACCGGCTCGAGCACGAGCGGCAGATCGAGAAGGTCGCCGTGACCTCGCTGCCGATGGCCCAGGGCCGATTCATCGTGCACGGGTACCGCAGCATCGTGACCGGTCGCGAGTTGATCGCCCTGGTCTACGGCGAAATCGGGGACGGCACCGACCTTCTGGTCCGCGTGCACTCCGAGTGCGTCACGGGAGACGTCTTCCACTCCCTGCGGTGCAACCACCACGCACAGCTCACCGCCGCTCTGGAGACGATCGCCGCCGAGGGGCGCGGGGTACTGCTGTACATCCGCGGACACGAGGGCCGCGGGGTGGGATTGCTGGAGAAGCTGCAGGCCTACGAACTCCAGGACACCGGGGTGGACGTTCCGCTGCCGGCGCTCGAGGCGCCGGCTGACGAACGGGAATATGGATCCGGCGCGCAGGTTCTGGCCGACCTGGGGGTCCGGTCGATGCGTCTGCTCACCAACCACCCGACCCGCCGGGCCGGCATTGTCGGTTACGGCCTCACCATCCTGGACTACGTGCCCCTGTCCACCTAGTCGGCGCCAGCCGCGCAGCGCACCGCGATGGATTGCTCTCTGCGGAACCGTCCCGAGGGTAGAAAGTCCGCCCCGTCATTGAGATTTTGACGTCAGCGCCCTAGAATCGACTAGCGAGTCCGTAGCGAATAGCCATTCACCGTTTTCGGTGACGACCCTTCCGACCATCGACGGCCGGTCGCGGCGCGGCGGACCACGATCGAGAAGGGCTTCAACGGTGAGCAACGATCAGCAGCTGTTCGGCGCAGGCATCTGGCACTTCGCCACGTACGTCGACCGTTACGCGACCGACGGCTACGGGGAGCCGCGGAGCATCCTGGACGCCATCAAGTTGGCCGGCCAGGTCGAGGATCTGTCGGTGGTCGATCTGAACTATCCGTTCTTCGGCGGTGACTTCACCCGGGAGCAGGTCAAGGCCGAACTCGATGCGGCGAACCTGAGCGTCGTCGGTATCACTCCGGAGATCTACACCCGGGTGTTCGCCAAGGGATCGTTCACCAACCCGGACCCGGGGGTGCGCCGCCTCGCCCACGAATTGATCACCGAGGCGGCGGACGTGGTCCGCTACTTCGGCGCCGACTACGTGAAGCTGTGGCCGGGCCAGGACGGCTGGGACTACCCGTTCCAGGTCGATCACGGTGCGCTGTGGAAGAACTCCATGGACGGGGTGGCGGCGTTGGCCTCGGAGAATCCCGACCTGAAATTCGCCATCGAGTACAAGCCGAGGGAACCGCGGGTACACATGAGCTACAGCTCCGTGGCCCGCACGTTGCTGGGCATCGAAAAGATCGGGTTGCCGAACGTCGGCATTCTGCTGGACTTCGGCCACGCCCTGTTCGGTGGCGAGTCGCCCGCCGATTCGGCCCAGTTGGCCATCGACTACGGCCGGCTGTTCGGAATGGATGTCAACGACAACCTCCGCCAGTGGGACGACGACATGATCGCCGGAACCGTCCACCCCATCGAGCTTTTCGAGTTCTTCTACACGCTGGAGAAGAACAATTGGAAGGGAGTGTGGCAGCTCGACCAGTTCCCGTTCCGGGAGGATTCGGTCGCCGCGGCCACCAGTGCCATCGACTTCCTCAAGACGGTTCAACGGGCGCTGGGCAAGCTGGACTTCGCGGCGATGCAGGAGGCCCAGGACAACCACGACGCGATCGGCGCTCTGCGCCTGGCCCAGAAGGCGCTGTACACCTCGTACTGAGCCAATGGTCACCGGGTCGGCGGCCGTTGGGATTGTCCTACGGCTGCCGGCTCGCGCCGCTCTGCCTGTGCGGCAACCGGTCTCGGGTGCCGGTCAGTCTTCGGCGACGAGGCGCCGGGCCATCTCAAGATCGGTGATCAGCACGTTGACCCAGCCGCCGCGCAGTGCCGCCCGGATGGCCGAGAATTTCCGGCTGCCTCCGGCCACTCCGATGCGTCGGGGAATCTGCATCAATTCCCGTGGCGTGATGCCGATGAGTCGCTGATCGAGATTGGAGGACACCGACTTTCCGTCGGCGTCGAAATAGCGGAAGCACACGTCGCCCACCGCGCCGAGGGAACGGAGTTCTTCCTGTTCGGTCTCGGCCAGCGCGTTTCCGCTGCGCTGCAGCAGCGGCGACGGTTCCAGGCTGCCGATGCCGACCAGGGCCACGGTGAGCCGGGACCACAGTTCCGTCACCTCTTTCACCGAGGGATCGCGCATCAGGGCCTTGCGGATGGCCGGGCTACCGACCAGACCAGGCGCGGACAGGAAGACCGGGGTGCCGCCGGTGAGATCGGCCAGGCGCCCGGTGAGTCGGGTGGCCTGCATCTGAACGGCGGGATCGCCGAGGCCGCCGACGATCTGGACCACCTTGTCGACCACGGTGATGTTCTTGGGCCGCATGACGTCGACCGCCGCGATCAGCGACTCGCTCCAGGACGACACCCCGATGACATGGCCACCGGTGAGGGTGACGTCCAGGTAGTCGGCGGTGGCTGCACCCAGGGCGGGCAGAACCGCATCACCGGCACCGGACGCGTCGACCACGACCACGTCACGCATCCCGTATCGCTCCTGGATGGCGTCCTCGAGTTCGGTGTACGTACCCGGCGGCATCGTCACCACGGTCCGCACGATGCCGACCTCGGTGGCCTGCCGCAGCAGACGGGACACCCGGGGCTGGGAGAGGCTCAGCTCGGCCGCGATCTGCGGCTGGCGGATGCCCCGCTCGTAGTACATGCGGGCGACCTTGCCCAACAGGCGCAGCTGGTCGGGTTCGGGCTCTCGGCCGGCGCGGGCACGGGGAGTGTGTGGGTTGGTCATCTGGTCGAACCGCTCCCGTCGCCCGGCGTTGTGCCGGCCATTGACGCCTCGTCTCACCGGTCCACACCGGGCCGGTTGTCGTTCCACATGGTACTGACTATCTATTCAACAAGCGAGCCGGACGAAGGGGCTCGATCGGGATCGGCCGGCCCGTCCCGGTCAGCGGAGTACCGGTGGTCGCGACCGCAGCACGGCCGTGGACCAGCCGCGCTGGCGGCTCTCTCGCTCGTCGGCCGACACGGACGGAACGAAGGTCTGACGCTTGCGGGGCAGCCGCTGCAGGTCGTCGGTGGACCACAGACCGACCTGGCGCCCGGCCAGGTGTGCGGCGCCCAACGAGGACAGATCCGCGTCGGCCGCCCGGGCCACCAGACGGCCGCTGGTATCGGCCTGCAACTGCATCAGGACCGGATTGCCGGAGGCACCGCCGTCGGCGAGCAGCAGGCTCACCGGCACCCCGGAGCGGTCGATCGCGGCGACCACGTCCTCGACCTGGAACGCGACGGATTCCAATGCGGCGCGGGCGATCTGGGGCAGCTCGGTGCCCAGGGTCAGTCCGGAGAGCAGTCCGACCGCATCGCGGTCCCAGTACGGCGCGCCGAGCCCGTTGAAAGCGGGGACGATGTGCACACCGTCGCTGGTGGCGGTATCGGCCAGCGCGGCCAGGGCGGCCGGCGATTGCCCGAACAGCCGCGACAGCCAGTTCAGCGTGGCGCCGCTGGAGCGGATGTTGCCCTCCATCGCCAGGTTCGGGCCCGCCCCGGTGTCCCAGGCGATGGTGAGACACAGCCCGGGACTCACCGTGGCGCCGGGCGGGCACAGGCCCATGACCGAGGACCCGGTGCCGTACGTCGCCTTGACCGTGCCCGGGTTCCAGCCGGCGTGGGCGAACAGGGCGGCATGGGAGTCACCGAGGACGGCCGTGATGGGGGTGTCGGCGCGGAGCGGGTCAAGGCCTCGGGCGGTGGGAAACGGTCCGGTCGAGGCCACGACCTCACCGAGAACCTGGGCCGGCACACCGAACAAGGTCAGCAGGTCCTCGTCCCATTTCCCGGTGTGGATGTCGAGCAGCTGGGTGCGCGAGGCATTCCCGACCTCGATCAGGTGCTGCGCACCGAATCGGCTGATCAGCCAGGAGTCCACGGTGCCCAGACACAGGCGTCCGGCTCGGCTGTTGGACCGGTCCGGATCGTAGGCGTCGAGCAGCCAGGTCGCCTTGGTGGCCGAGAACATCGGGTCCAGCGGCAGTCCGGACCGGCTGCGCACCAGGTCGGCGTGTCCGGCCTCGGCGAGGACCTGGCACTGCCCGGCGCTGCGTTGGTCCTGCCAACTGATCAACGGGCTGATCGGGTGGCCGGTCCGGCGGTCCCAGAGGAGCAGTGATTCGCGCTGGGTGGAGAACCCCACCGCGACGACAGCGGACGGGTCGTGCCCCTGCATGATCCGGGCGACGACGCCCCGGACGCTGTCCAGGATCTCGGCGGGCGACTGCTCCACCCACCCCGGCCGCGGGTAGGTGCTGGCGACCGGAACGGACGCAGATGCCACGACGGCGCCGCTGGACGAGACCAGCAGCGCCTTCGTGGAACCTGAACCTTGGTCGACCGCGAGCACAAGGTTGTCCTGGCTCATCGTGCGGATAGCTCCCTTGCGGCGCTCGCGATGCCGGCGGCATTGAGCCCAAAGTAGTCCAGCAGGAACTCGGTGCTTCCCGTCG
This window of the Nakamurella panacisegetis genome carries:
- a CDS encoding sugar-binding transcriptional regulator, producing the protein MTNPHTPRARAGREPEPDQLRLLGKVARMYYERGIRQPQIAAELSLSQPRVSRLLRQATEVGIVRTVVTMPPGTYTELEDAIQERYGMRDVVVVDASGAGDAVLPALGAATADYLDVTLTGGHVIGVSSWSESLIAAVDVMRPKNITVVDKVVQIVGGLGDPAVQMQATRLTGRLADLTGGTPVFLSAPGLVGSPAIRKALMRDPSVKEVTELWSRLTVALVGIGSLEPSPLLQRSGNALAETEQEELRSLGAVGDVCFRYFDADGKSVSSNLDQRLIGITPRELMQIPRRIGVAGGSRKFSAIRAALRGGWVNVLITDLEMARRLVAED
- a CDS encoding FGGY-family carbohydrate kinase, translated to MSQDNLVLAVDQGSGSTKALLVSSSGAVVASASVPVASTYPRPGWVEQSPAEILDSVRGVVARIMQGHDPSAVVAVGFSTQRESLLLWDRRTGHPISPLISWQDQRSAGQCQVLAEAGHADLVRSRSGLPLDPMFSATKATWLLDAYDPDRSNSRAGRLCLGTVDSWLISRFGAQHLIEVGNASRTQLLDIHTGKWDEDLLTLFGVPAQVLGEVVASTGPFPTARGLDPLRADTPITAVLGDSHAALFAHAGWNPGTVKATYGTGSSVMGLCPPGATVSPGLCLTIAWDTGAGPNLAMEGNIRSSGATLNWLSRLFGQSPAALAALADTATSDGVHIVPAFNGLGAPYWDRDAVGLLSGLTLGTELPQIARAALESVAFQVEDVVAAIDRSGVPVSLLLADGGASGNPVLMQLQADTSGRLVARAADADLSSLGAAHLAGRQVGLWSTDDLQRLPRKRQTFVPSVSADERESRQRGWSTAVLRSRPPVLR
- a CDS encoding sugar phosphate isomerase/epimerase family protein, with the protein product MSNDQQLFGAGIWHFATYVDRYATDGYGEPRSILDAIKLAGQVEDLSVVDLNYPFFGGDFTREQVKAELDAANLSVVGITPEIYTRVFAKGSFTNPDPGVRRLAHELITEAADVVRYFGADYVKLWPGQDGWDYPFQVDHGALWKNSMDGVAALASENPDLKFAIEYKPREPRVHMSYSSVARTLLGIEKIGLPNVGILLDFGHALFGGESPADSAQLAIDYGRLFGMDVNDNLRQWDDDMIAGTVHPIELFEFFYTLEKNNWKGVWQLDQFPFREDSVAAATSAIDFLKTVQRALGKLDFAAMQEAQDNHDAIGALRLAQKALYTSY
- the thiS gene encoding sulfur carrier protein ThiS, coding for MTLTINGVDRAVPDDVTLYAILHREGESDRGKAAAVGGVVVPRSQWATRVLRHGEAVELITAMQGG
- a CDS encoding thiazole synthase, whose translation is MADHGSWDQPFSIAGTTLGSRFILGTGGAPSMQVIDEIITASGTAMCTVSMRRTDAATGGSLVDVLDRLGVRILPNTAGCRTAREAVTTAELAREALETSWVKLEVVADETTLLPDPFELLDAAEQLVARGFTVLPYTNDDPILARRLQQAGCAAVMPLGSPIGSGLGISNPHNIEVIVAEATVPVILDAGIGTASDAALAMELGCDAVLLASAVTRAQNPAMMASAMANAVTAGRQAHLAGRIPRRSHAHASSPLEGMAIL
- the ribB gene encoding 3,4-dihydroxy-2-butanone-4-phosphate synthase; translation: MPVPSRTSGIELPARRHEVPRGRPNAKLDSVEFAVAEIASGRPVVVVDDEGRENEGDLIFAAELATPEVVAFTVRFTSGYICVPVTEEEADRLDLPPMSRVNQDPRGTAYTVTVDAKNVETTGISAQDRARTIRLLADPDARAEDFSRPGHVVPLRSRDGGVLVRPGHTEAATDLAVMAGLRPAGVLCEIVSEKDPLEMARLDELRVFCDDHDLALISIAQLIAHRLEHERQIEKVAVTSLPMAQGRFIVHGYRSIVTGRELIALVYGEIGDGTDLLVRVHSECVTGDVFHSLRCNHHAQLTAALETIAAEGRGVLLYIRGHEGRGVGLLEKLQAYELQDTGVDVPLPALEAPADEREYGSGAQVLADLGVRSMRLLTNHPTRRAGIVGYGLTILDYVPLST